Genomic window (Kosakonia sp. BYX6):
AATATCGCTGAGTGGCAAATCCTGCCAGTAGCCCTTTTCACGGTAACGCCGGGCGAAATCCTCCGGCCAGCGGTTAAAAGGAATGGTCACTGAGACTCCTTAGTGCAAACCAAAAGCGTTCAACATGGTGGTCAATTTGACGCCGGTTTCGCGCCACTCGCCCAACGGCGAAGAGGCAGGAACAATGCCGGCGCCGGCAAACAGGCGGACGTTGTTGTTGTGGATCCGCGCACAGCGAATGGTGACCACCCATTCGCCGTTTCCTTCGGCGTCGCACCAGCCGACAATCCCGCCGAACAATTCACGATTGAACGGTTCCAGTTCGGCGATCAATTTTTTCGCCACCTCATGCGGGAAGCCGCTCAACGCAGGCGTCGGGTGTAACAGGCAAGCGAGTGTTAAGGCGTTTTCACCCGCCAGCGCGGTGCCTTCGATGGGCGTGGCTAAGTGCCACAGCGTCGGCGTGGTCACCAGTTGCGGCGAATCCGGCAATGTCAGTGACTGGCTGCGCGGTGCGAGCACGGTTTTCATCGCCTGCGTAACCAACGCGTGTTCATGGCGATCTTTAGCGGACGCCAGCAGTTTATTGCCCGCTTCACGATCGAGCATGTCATCAGGCTGGCGACGCGCGGAACCGGCCAATGGCAGCGAACTGAAATGCTCCTGCTCTTTGCGCAGTAACAGTTCCGGGCTGGCGCCTAACAGCGCGCCGCCATCTGGCAGCGGCACGTGGAAATTGAAACTGGCGGGGTTCTGGGCGATCAAGCGCTCCAGCAACACGCCGCTGTCGATGGGGCTGTCGGTGGCAATCTCAATCAGTCGCGAGAGCACCACTTTGTCGACTTCCGGCGTCGCAGTTTTTGCCGCGCCCTTCGCCACCATCTGCATGAATGCGTCCTGGCCTGGGATCTCTTTTTGCGCTTTCACATTTGGCATCGCGCCGCTGTTGAAGTAGCGCGCAGAGCGTTGTTTCGCCGGGCGGGAAAAGGTTTGCCAGCTTTGCGGGATAAACAGCGCAGACGGCTGCGTGGTGTCGAACGGGATGGCGCCGACCATCACCGGGTTAGCGATGCCTTGCACTTTTGCGTCGGCAAAGGCTTGCGCCAGTTTTTGCTGAAACGCGCTTTCCTGCGCGTCGCCGCCTGCGGCGGGTTCAGAAAAACGCGCAACGCACCCGGAGGTGGTGAAACTGCGGTACGGCGACATAAAGAAAAATTGGTCAGCGGCCAGCGTCTTCACAGACTGCTGGAGATCCTCAGCCAATGACGTATCCATATCATCCTCCGGCAATGATAAAGTGAATTAAGAATGATTATCATTTTTGTTTTGAGCGGTAAGATAAAAAGTTATTGCCGTGGATGTCAACAGCAGAATCTCCTCCCGCATCGCTAAAACTTGCATCTGCTTAGGTCAACGATGAAAATGAGAAGCATTAACCTCAACAGAAACAGGACTCGACACGTGAAATTCCCTTTTTGGTGCCATAAACACGTAGTGTTATTGGGCATTTTGGTTTTAGGACTTAACTCAGCCTGGGCGGCTGACTGGCCTCGCCAGGTCACCGACAGCCGCGGTACGCACCAACTGGAAAACCAGCCGCTGCGCATTGTATCCACCAGCGTAACTCTGACCGGATCGCTGCTGGCGATTGACGCGCCGGTGATCGCCAGCGGCGCCACCACGCCGAATAACCGTTTCGCCGACGATCAGGGCTTTCTGCGTCAATGGGGCGATATCGCCAAACAACGCAACGTTGCGCGTCTTTACATCGGCGAGCCAAATGCCGAAGCCGTTGCCGCGCAAATGCCGGATTTGATCCTCATCAGCGCCACCGGCGGCGATTCTGCGCTGGCGTTGTATGACCAGCTTTCCACCATCGCACCGACGTTAGTCATCAATTACGACGACAAAAGCTGGCAGGCGCTGTTAACCCAGTTAGGCGAAATCACCGGCCATGAAAAACAAGCAGCCGCACGAATCACCGAATTCAATCAACAGCTTGCGACGGCAAAAGCGCGTATGAAGTTGCCCCCGCAGCCGGTCACTGCGTTGGTGTATACGCCCGCGGCACACGGTGCCAACGTGTGGACCGATGATTCCGCGCAAGGCAAATTGATGCAGCAGCTAGGCTTTGCCCTCGCGCCGCTGCCGGCCAATTTGCATGCCAGCCAAAGCCAGGGCAAACGTCATGACATTGTGCAGCTTGGCGGCGAAAGCCTGGCCGCCGGGCTAAACGGCGAAGCGTTGTTCCTGTTTGCCAGCGATCAAAAAGATGCCGATGCGCTCAACGCAAACCCGCTGCTGGCGCACATTCCTGCTGTGCAGAACAAACGGGTTTACGCCCTGGGCGCAGAAACGTTCCGCCTGGATTATTACAGCGCGACCCGCGTGTTGCAGCGGTTGTCCCAATTGTTTGGTTGAGTATTTACTGCCGGATGCCGCTGCGCTTATCCGGCCTACAACATCATGCGCCGGGCTGCATCTGGCGAAAACGCCGCAGCTCGCCGAGCATGACTACCAGCACCACGCCAATCATCGCTAACACCAGCCCGCTGATACTGGCCGACGCGACAGGCGTCATTATCGACCCCATCGCGCCTAACAATGCCGCGCCGATGGCATCGCCCGTCACGTTTTGCGCCGTCCATAAACCATTAATGCGCCCGAGCATCGCTTCCGGCGTCTGGGTTTGCAGCAGGGTGTATTGCAACAGCGAACTCACGGCGGTGAGCCAACCGCACAGCGCCAAAAACACCACGCCGAGCGGCCAGACGGGCATCAAACTAAACAGGCCGATGGCGATAAATGCGCCGACGCTGGTCACCAGCATAATCACGCCGGGACGCTCGCTCTGCGCC
Coding sequences:
- the entC gene encoding isochorismate synthase EntC: MDTSLAEDLQQSVKTLAADQFFFMSPYRSFTTSGCVARFSEPAAGGDAQESAFQQKLAQAFADAKVQGIANPVMVGAIPFDTTQPSALFIPQSWQTFSRPAKQRSARYFNSGAMPNVKAQKEIPGQDAFMQMVAKGAAKTATPEVDKVVLSRLIEIATDSPIDSGVLLERLIAQNPASFNFHVPLPDGGALLGASPELLLRKEQEHFSSLPLAGSARRQPDDMLDREAGNKLLASAKDRHEHALVTQAMKTVLAPRSQSLTLPDSPQLVTTPTLWHLATPIEGTALAGENALTLACLLHPTPALSGFPHEVAKKLIAELEPFNRELFGGIVGWCDAEGNGEWVVTIRCARIHNNNVRLFAGAGIVPASSPLGEWRETGVKLTTMLNAFGLH
- the fepB gene encoding Fe2+-enterobactin ABC transporter substrate-binding protein; the encoded protein is MLLGILVLGLNSAWAADWPRQVTDSRGTHQLENQPLRIVSTSVTLTGSLLAIDAPVIASGATTPNNRFADDQGFLRQWGDIAKQRNVARLYIGEPNAEAVAAQMPDLILISATGGDSALALYDQLSTIAPTLVINYDDKSWQALLTQLGEITGHEKQAAARITEFNQQLATAKARMKLPPQPVTALVYTPAAHGANVWTDDSAQGKLMQQLGFALAPLPANLHASQSQGKRHDIVQLGGESLAAGLNGEALFLFASDQKDADALNANPLLAHIPAVQNKRVYALGAETFRLDYYSATRVLQRLSQLFG